The Edaphobacter sp. 12200R-103 genome contains a region encoding:
- a CDS encoding TIM-barrel domain-containing protein: MPTSLYKLDARTEPARGVALFHSADRLLRIEFFTSAIARITFTAERSFRPARSSIVIGTKEEVPLALSETTDSYILKSPALQVVVRKATGALCYLDADGMLLMQEPARGGKELTSRTVYRHIFDAAVSVEQAESIDGARASVRSDRTEFERTAYEAKLEFVFERDEALFGLGSHEEGYANLRGRSRELYQQNMKAVVPHLVSTRGYGVLLDCASAMTFHDDALGSYWWADCVDELDFYFIYGGSFNNVIRGYRELTGATPLPPRWAFGYVQSKERYVTANEMLAIVAEYRRRKIPLDAIVLDWKSWPNGEGWGQKSFDPVRFSDPDDFIQKLHDMHARLMVSIWPIMTGGCRDQREFVERGLMLGNQSTYNAFLAEARELYWEQASGGLFSHGIDAWWCDCTEPFEADWSGAVKPEPHRRFAINTEASKLYLDPARINAYSLVHSQGIYEGQRRSSQKRVLNLTRSSYAGQHRYGTFTWNGDVCATWETLRRSIAEGVNFCATGEPYWTVDIGGFFVDNNPELWFWRGDYPDGCRGLTEMNALEPDPRDAGSKDLGFYELYTRWLQYAVFLPMFRSHGTDVAREIWRFGEEGTPFYDAIASGIRLRYRLLPYIYSVAAAVTFDHASMVTALALAFPQDAATYPIADQYLFGPSIMVCPVTAPMYYGPQSTPISNRPHSRRVYLPAERQWYSADGEAVYEGGQTIDATAPLETIPWFIPAGTILPIGPVMQYVDEMPVAPLEVRIYPGADAVFTLYEDAGDGYGYERGEWARIQIAWNDARGELIFSSREGTFPGLIAERDFQIVVFTPKNRWHRSIRYDGTEHCIRLRGEELDFNQ; the protein is encoded by the coding sequence ATGCCCACGTCGCTCTATAAACTCGATGCGCGGACCGAACCTGCAAGAGGTGTCGCCCTCTTTCACTCTGCAGATCGGCTCCTTCGTATCGAGTTTTTTACGTCGGCGATCGCACGTATCACCTTTACTGCAGAGCGTAGCTTTCGACCGGCGAGAAGCTCGATCGTAATCGGAACGAAAGAGGAAGTGCCACTTGCTCTGAGCGAGACGACGGACAGCTACATTCTTAAGTCGCCTGCTCTCCAGGTCGTAGTGCGCAAAGCAACGGGTGCGCTCTGCTATCTTGATGCCGATGGAATGCTGCTGATGCAAGAGCCTGCGCGCGGTGGAAAGGAGCTTACTTCGAGGACTGTATATCGCCACATCTTTGATGCGGCTGTAAGTGTCGAGCAGGCCGAGAGTATTGACGGCGCGAGAGCATCCGTCAGAAGCGATCGCACGGAGTTCGAGCGCACTGCCTACGAAGCGAAGCTCGAATTTGTCTTTGAGAGAGATGAAGCTCTCTTCGGCCTTGGGTCACATGAAGAAGGTTATGCGAACCTTCGAGGGCGGTCGCGCGAGCTGTATCAACAAAATATGAAGGCCGTTGTGCCTCACCTTGTTTCGACACGTGGCTATGGTGTGCTTCTCGATTGCGCTTCGGCGATGACCTTCCACGACGATGCTCTGGGTTCCTACTGGTGGGCCGACTGCGTCGATGAGCTCGACTTCTATTTCATCTATGGCGGAAGCTTCAACAATGTAATCCGTGGCTATAGGGAACTTACGGGTGCGACGCCACTGCCGCCCCGATGGGCCTTTGGCTATGTGCAGTCGAAAGAGCGATACGTTACGGCTAATGAGATGCTCGCTATTGTCGCTGAGTATCGGAGAAGGAAAATTCCTCTCGATGCCATCGTGCTCGACTGGAAGAGCTGGCCCAATGGAGAAGGATGGGGGCAGAAGTCATTTGATCCTGTGCGCTTTTCTGATCCTGATGACTTCATCCAAAAGCTGCACGATATGCATGCCCGTCTGATGGTCTCTATCTGGCCCATCATGACTGGTGGATGCAGGGATCAGAGGGAGTTTGTTGAACGAGGACTGATGCTCGGAAACCAATCCACCTACAACGCGTTTCTTGCCGAAGCTCGCGAGCTTTATTGGGAGCAGGCATCCGGAGGCTTGTTTTCTCATGGGATCGACGCCTGGTGGTGCGACTGCACAGAGCCCTTTGAGGCGGATTGGTCAGGAGCGGTGAAGCCCGAACCGCATCGCCGGTTCGCCATCAATACTGAAGCATCGAAACTCTATCTGGATCCGGCCCGGATCAATGCCTATTCGCTGGTTCATTCACAGGGAATCTATGAAGGCCAGCGTCGCAGCTCGCAGAAGCGCGTTCTAAACTTGACCCGCTCATCGTATGCCGGCCAGCATCGCTATGGCACCTTCACCTGGAACGGCGACGTCTGCGCAACGTGGGAGACGCTGCGTCGCTCGATTGCCGAGGGTGTCAATTTCTGCGCGACAGGCGAGCCATATTGGACGGTGGATATCGGAGGTTTCTTCGTCGATAACAACCCGGAGCTGTGGTTCTGGCGCGGAGATTATCCCGACGGCTGCAGGGGACTGACGGAGATGAACGCCCTTGAGCCCGATCCCCGTGATGCCGGCTCAAAGGATCTTGGCTTTTATGAGTTGTACACGCGCTGGCTGCAGTATGCGGTTTTTCTGCCGATGTTTCGGTCGCATGGCACTGATGTCGCACGTGAAATCTGGCGATTTGGTGAAGAAGGAACGCCCTTCTATGATGCTATTGCGTCTGGCATTCGTCTGCGCTATCGGCTCCTGCCTTACATCTACTCTGTTGCTGCGGCGGTCACGTTTGACCATGCATCCATGGTGACGGCCCTCGCGCTTGCATTTCCCCAGGATGCCGCCACCTATCCCATTGCCGACCAGTATCTCTTTGGGCCATCCATTATGGTCTGTCCGGTGACTGCGCCAATGTACTACGGGCCGCAGTCCACTCCCATTTCGAACAGACCTCATTCACGAAGGGTGTACTTGCCCGCAGAGAGGCAGTGGTACAGCGCTGATGGCGAAGCAGTCTATGAGGGCGGCCAGACGATCGATGCCACCGCTCCGCTGGAGACGATTCCATGGTTCATACCGGCCGGCACAATCCTGCCGATAGGGCCGGTAATGCAGTACGTCGATGAGATGCCGGTTGCTCCTCTTGAAGTTCGCATCTACCCGGGGGCAGATGCTGTCTTTACTCTGTACGAGGATGCTGGAGATGGCTACGGCTATGAAAGAGGCGAGTGGGCGCGCATACAAATCGCATGGAACGACGCTCGCGGTGAACTGATCTTCTCTTCCAGAGAGGGTACATTTCCCGGTCTGATTGCGGAGCGCGATTTTCAGATTGTCGTCTTCACGCCAAAGAATCGTTGGCATCGCTCGATACGGTATGACGGAACGGAGCATTGCATCAGGCTCCGTGGAGAGGAGTTGGACTTTAATCAATGA
- a CDS encoding right-handed parallel beta-helix repeat-containing protein codes for MKSMYRNLLAASGLLLLSCLSANAASAKRDVVLITVSPGGDDAASGDVSHPLRTLERAQQLVREKNRDRDVIVQLADGIYRLSQPLRFTAADGGQNGHTVSWQAEEGAHPVWSGAVPVAGWRIWDHAKGIYVADVPRGLNARQLWVNDHLAPMASVEIPRKDVMFTREGLTLKRGALSHEIKEAPHLELRATGFFTGRISPVERVEQDRLVMRQPAWDNNLWGYDTIEKPFHPELSHLYLVNSLDLLTKPGQWYLDPEKGSLYLRPDQGVDLAKADVELPRIAVLLSIGDSLDRPVRDLTFRHIRFSHTTWLGPSGPDGYASQQSGSYLAGHALAYPEDPIATCAQGCRAFESVRNEWSQIPASVQVSASERIAFDHDVFAHLGQYALGIGNDADAMLSGTGLGTGDITVSANVFTDCAGGAILAGGVQRDAHHPHDPRQINRQLIVRNNRIHAVSRDFFDHSAILSTYVEGAVILHNDISDVPYDAIDIGYGWGMHDPNGNPNYRVRMHGYDWPQNLVYRTPTTHHDVVVAGNRIHDAKKFFHDGGAIYNLSASPGTLITENYIFDNHGKIALYLDEGSRYITVRKNVVQDPDSEWLNINTVHAAYPLRISPDNTAIDNWHDGTKIGGMWTNYQNDLILNDHLVTNGSWPEEATEIMKDAGIEPKAGPVAYGDAQPDATEPVASSARSSSSHH; via the coding sequence ATGAAGTCGATGTATAGAAATCTTCTAGCTGCAAGCGGACTGCTTCTACTTTCTTGCCTTTCAGCGAACGCAGCGTCCGCAAAGAGAGACGTCGTTCTTATTACAGTGTCTCCCGGTGGCGATGACGCCGCATCGGGGGACGTCTCGCACCCGTTGCGCACGCTTGAGCGGGCGCAGCAGCTCGTCCGTGAGAAGAATCGTGATCGCGACGTTATTGTGCAGCTCGCGGATGGCATCTATCGACTCTCTCAGCCGCTGCGATTTACCGCCGCAGATGGAGGGCAGAATGGCCACACCGTCAGCTGGCAGGCAGAGGAAGGCGCTCACCCGGTATGGAGCGGCGCTGTACCCGTTGCAGGATGGCGCATCTGGGACCATGCGAAGGGTATTTATGTCGCGGATGTTCCTCGGGGACTCAATGCAAGACAGCTGTGGGTCAACGATCATTTGGCACCCATGGCGTCTGTTGAGATTCCGCGAAAAGATGTCATGTTCACTCGCGAAGGATTGACGCTTAAGCGTGGCGCGTTGAGTCACGAGATTAAGGAAGCGCCTCACCTTGAGCTGAGAGCGACGGGTTTCTTCACTGGACGCATCTCGCCGGTCGAACGAGTTGAACAGGATAGACTCGTCATGCGCCAGCCAGCATGGGACAACAATCTATGGGGATACGACACGATCGAGAAGCCCTTTCATCCCGAGTTGTCGCATCTCTATCTCGTAAATTCACTGGATCTTTTGACGAAACCCGGCCAGTGGTATCTCGACCCCGAAAAGGGAAGCTTGTATCTTCGCCCCGACCAGGGCGTGGACCTTGCAAAGGCCGATGTTGAGCTGCCGCGCATCGCAGTTCTTCTCTCCATCGGCGATAGTCTTGATCGGCCGGTGCGCGATCTTACGTTTCGCCACATCCGTTTCTCTCATACCACCTGGCTCGGTCCATCGGGGCCGGATGGATATGCCAGCCAGCAGAGTGGATCGTATCTGGCCGGGCATGCTCTCGCGTATCCGGAGGATCCTATTGCAACCTGCGCCCAAGGATGCCGCGCCTTCGAAAGTGTGCGCAATGAGTGGAGCCAGATACCCGCCTCCGTGCAGGTCAGCGCTTCAGAACGTATCGCCTTCGATCACGATGTCTTTGCACATCTTGGCCAGTATGCCCTGGGGATCGGGAATGACGCCGATGCAATGCTCTCCGGCACCGGTCTCGGCACGGGGGATATTACTGTAAGTGCGAATGTATTTACTGACTGCGCCGGTGGAGCGATCCTCGCGGGGGGCGTTCAGCGTGATGCCCATCACCCGCATGATCCTCGTCAAATTAATCGCCAGCTCATCGTGCGAAACAATCGCATCCATGCTGTCAGCAGGGATTTCTTTGACCATTCCGCAATCCTCAGCACGTATGTGGAAGGAGCAGTCATCCTCCACAACGACATCTCCGATGTGCCCTATGACGCGATTGACATAGGGTACGGATGGGGAATGCATGATCCTAACGGGAATCCCAACTATCGCGTCCGCATGCATGGATACGATTGGCCGCAGAATCTTGTCTACCGCACACCCACAACGCATCATGATGTCGTTGTGGCGGGCAATCGCATTCACGATGCCAAGAAGTTCTTCCATGATGGCGGCGCGATCTACAATCTTTCAGCCAGTCCTGGAACCCTGATCACCGAAAATTACATCTTCGACAACCACGGAAAGATCGCACTTTATCTCGATGAGGGCTCACGATATATCACGGTGCGCAAGAATGTTGTTCAGGATCCTGACAGTGAGTGGCTAAACATCAATACCGTCCACGCTGCCTATCCTTTGCGTATCTCGCCCGACAATACGGCAATCGACAACTGGCACGATGGGACAAAGATCGGTGGAATGTGGACAAATTATCAGAACGATCTGATTCTCAACGATCATCTGGTTACGAATGGCAGCTGGCCTGAGGAGGCCACTGAGATCATGAAGGATGCTGGAATCGAACCAAAGGCGGGCCCCGTCGCCTACGGAGATGCGCAGCCCGATGCCACGGAACCTGTGGCCAGCTCTGCCCGAAGCTCGTCGTCGCACCATTAG
- a CDS encoding S9 family peptidase, whose product MHRSKSSTLSAIRKAGVVVVCSLLLGSTSFSGAQSRGHGVSSNQIDTWRHEMRSALFIPDPLPKTDLKTYAIEEITPGVTIEKVSYRTAYGLRVPAVIYRPTQRPRGRMPGLIVVNGHGGDKASWYAYYTGVLYARAGAVVLTYDPIGEGERNDDHKDFAGEHDRIITSPPSMPARMGGQMITDVMQAVSTLSERHDVDSHRIAVLGFSMGSFISSLAGAADPRVHALLLVGGGDLDGPGGYWESSHAVMCQSGPYKALAFLGDRPAVLFTLNARRGDTFILNGTNDTVVDIPHHGPDFFADLHNRVIALNGSQRGVFTTYFDPGASHRPSWIMLVAAQWLNAELHFPDWRGRTVDELPTTTIRAWAAKVGFPLGKSSGREDRDAGIRAIDAGVPLFTSEQLDVLSPSEWQKEKNAFIYSSWVKQAVEQAPR is encoded by the coding sequence GTGCATCGATCAAAGTCATCCACGCTCTCCGCAATTCGAAAAGCAGGCGTCGTCGTAGTTTGCTCACTGCTACTGGGCTCCACATCGTTCTCGGGGGCTCAGTCTCGAGGGCATGGAGTCAGCTCGAACCAGATCGACACCTGGCGCCACGAGATGCGAAGCGCTCTCTTCATCCCTGATCCACTACCGAAGACAGACCTCAAAACCTATGCGATCGAGGAAATCACTCCCGGTGTAACGATCGAGAAAGTAAGCTATCGCACTGCTTATGGCCTGCGCGTTCCGGCAGTGATCTATCGACCTACGCAGCGGCCTCGCGGGCGTATGCCGGGCCTCATCGTCGTCAATGGACATGGCGGTGACAAGGCAAGCTGGTACGCGTATTACACGGGGGTACTCTATGCGAGGGCTGGCGCCGTTGTTCTGACCTACGATCCCATTGGAGAAGGGGAACGCAACGACGATCACAAGGACTTCGCCGGCGAACACGATCGCATCATCACCTCACCGCCGAGCATGCCCGCACGCATGGGCGGGCAGATGATCACCGATGTGATGCAGGCTGTCAGTACATTGTCGGAGCGCCACGATGTCGACTCTCACCGCATCGCTGTCCTCGGCTTCTCCATGGGGTCCTTCATCTCCTCTCTCGCTGGCGCTGCCGATCCTCGGGTTCATGCCTTGCTGCTGGTCGGAGGCGGCGATCTCGATGGACCAGGTGGCTACTGGGAGTCGAGCCACGCTGTCATGTGCCAGTCCGGCCCGTACAAGGCTCTCGCCTTTTTAGGAGACCGCCCTGCGGTGCTTTTTACGCTCAATGCCCGTCGGGGTGACACTTTTATCCTCAACGGAACCAATGACACTGTTGTCGATATTCCGCATCACGGCCCAGACTTTTTCGCAGATCTCCACAATCGGGTCATCGCTCTCAACGGCAGCCAACGCGGTGTATTTACAACCTATTTCGATCCTGGAGCAAGTCATCGACCCTCATGGATTATGCTCGTAGCTGCTCAGTGGCTCAACGCCGAACTCCACTTTCCCGATTGGCGTGGCCGCACGGTCGATGAGCTTCCAACGACCACTATCCGTGCATGGGCCGCAAAGGTCGGCTTTCCCCTGGGCAAGAGCAGTGGCCGCGAAGACCGGGACGCCGGCATTCGCGCCATCGATGCGGGAGTGCCTCTTTTTACCTCTGAACAGCTCGATGTGCTAAGCCCTTCTGAATGGCAGAAGGAGAAGAACGCCTTCATCTATTCGTCCTGGGTGAAGCAGGCGGTGGAGCAGGCACCGCGATAG
- a CDS encoding trehalase family glycosidase, with translation MHSLSRFATWFSLPALLLGAFVLHAQGSERQRALLNPESYHHYVVQFEADERAATGKLYNGEPMTVGRQPEAAWPWMQREIPWFDSSDKAFEEMYYFRWYAWKKHLVRASNGYIITEWLPKPEFKDGSFGALPDAAPFHLGEARWLHDRAIAEDDARFWFRPDVDIRKYSDAIATAVRDVTLANGDSQLAVSLLPQMIRVYHEWESTQQDANGLFWSIDTRDAMEKSISGDGYRPTLNSYMVSDARAIAATARLAGEEQVAKEFDAKAEKLNTLIETVLWNAKDQFYEVVSPSKDSGIRQQKKFVDPGTTMKLSGVRELIGYNPWNFSSPAPSHGVAWKQLFDPQGFDGKYGATTAERRSPRFRFASSDQCTWNGPAWPFAMTQTLNALAAYETSPGPHTIGPDDYYKLFSRYVLAQHFKLPDGRLIDWIDEDYDADTDEWIAKRMLIEKNKQIGRGNYYNHSGFADPLITGLIGLRPQAGDRVVVRPLVSAAAWSYFAIDQLPYHGHQLTIAWDKDGKRYGRGKGMWIAVDGRVIAKSPHLGLLEAEMPKSAGH, from the coding sequence ATGCACTCTCTTTCGCGTTTTGCAACGTGGTTCTCTCTCCCGGCGCTCCTTCTTGGAGCATTTGTTCTGCATGCTCAGGGCAGCGAGCGACAGCGCGCTCTGCTGAATCCCGAAAGCTATCATCACTACGTCGTCCAGTTCGAGGCAGATGAGCGCGCGGCTACCGGCAAGCTCTACAACGGAGAGCCGATGACGGTGGGTCGACAGCCTGAGGCGGCATGGCCATGGATGCAGCGCGAAATTCCCTGGTTCGACTCCTCCGACAAGGCCTTCGAGGAGATGTACTACTTCCGCTGGTATGCCTGGAAGAAACATCTCGTCCGCGCTTCGAACGGCTACATCATCACTGAATGGCTTCCCAAACCGGAATTCAAGGATGGCAGCTTTGGAGCTCTTCCCGACGCTGCACCCTTTCACCTGGGCGAAGCCCGCTGGCTGCATGATCGCGCGATCGCAGAGGATGATGCGCGTTTCTGGTTCCGCCCCGATGTCGATATCCGTAAGTACTCCGATGCGATAGCGACGGCGGTTCGCGACGTCACACTCGCCAATGGCGACAGCCAGCTAGCGGTCAGCCTGCTACCGCAGATGATTCGCGTTTATCACGAGTGGGAGAGTACCCAGCAGGATGCAAACGGCCTTTTCTGGTCTATCGATACGCGCGATGCGATGGAAAAGAGCATTAGCGGAGACGGCTACCGGCCCACGCTGAACAGCTACATGGTCTCCGATGCCCGGGCGATTGCCGCTACCGCTCGCCTGGCTGGAGAAGAGCAGGTCGCAAAAGAGTTCGATGCAAAGGCCGAAAAACTGAACACACTTATCGAGACCGTTCTCTGGAACGCGAAGGATCAGTTCTACGAAGTAGTATCGCCGTCAAAAGATTCCGGAATCCGTCAGCAGAAGAAATTCGTCGATCCCGGTACGACGATGAAGCTCTCGGGAGTGCGTGAGCTGATTGGGTATAACCCCTGGAACTTCAGCTCGCCCGCGCCGTCGCATGGTGTCGCGTGGAAACAGCTGTTTGATCCGCAGGGCTTCGACGGCAAATATGGGGCCACCACGGCGGAGCGGCGCAGTCCGCGTTTTCGTTTCGCCAGCTCCGATCAGTGCACCTGGAACGGTCCGGCATGGCCCTTCGCGATGACTCAGACCCTCAATGCTTTGGCTGCGTATGAGACCTCACCCGGTCCTCATACCATTGGTCCTGATGACTACTACAAGCTCTTCAGCCGCTACGTCCTGGCACAACATTTCAAGCTGCCAGATGGCCGCCTGATCGACTGGATAGACGAAGATTACGACGCCGACACCGATGAGTGGATCGCCAAGCGGATGCTGATCGAAAAGAACAAACAGATTGGACGCGGCAACTACTACAACCACTCCGGTTTTGCCGATCCGCTCATCACAGGGCTGATCGGCTTAAGACCTCAGGCTGGCGACCGCGTTGTAGTTCGTCCGCTGGTATCTGCAGCAGCCTGGAGCTACTTTGCTATCGACCAGCTGCCCTATCACGGTCATCAGCTCACCATCGCCTGGGATAAGGACGGCAAACGCTATGGTCGAGGCAAAGGTATGTGGATTGCCGTTGATGGCCGAGTTATCGCCAAGAGCCCACACCTCGGCCTGCTTGAGGCAGAGATGCCGAAATCAGCAGGCCACTAG
- a CDS encoding SUMF1/EgtB/PvdO family nonheme iron enzyme, with amino-acid sequence MKYRGTSIWMAGLALACVLVNPAVAQKGGVLARMPGEAPSMAPDGVPATASIPAGTFLMGADAEALSPSITKGFGVMSSRPKHGDFDEVPAHRVRISHGFKIGVTQVSPEEFARFDPSYKAHSATPAYAAGVSWEQAMAYCRWLTKKTGEPWRLPTEAEWEYVARAGGTHLYGDSDTPHGIDHANRFGVENMEVGRPEWTLDWYGPYPDSPEVQTDPTGAASGMTRVVRGGGLDWRHTATKTSPDFNVPATSPYFSRPANRASLPPSYASANGNVGFRVVQAPMPAAHPTAPWHYFFQTAIKQKDILGGPALGKAINKPDMSRPLYRTHELFPDLGDRNMRGIGWKLGLAPGLGINYHNSAIQVLPNGDLLAAYYNTPDQEDDPDQTVMTLRRRAGSEEWDMPEPWPIFADAGLAAPVIWNDPVHQSQPGGKVWFFWGFARLIGAPPFAWATSSDNGATWSAAHFPFFPQPIGRYVSQPINSIVRGPDGAIYMPTDSTGRDPDGNGSISVVWKTADEGKTWSDTGGRTAGRHTTIVFAKNGDLLGIGGKNSEINGHMPMATSHDDGKTWVKSETPFDELMSGERPSVIRLKSGHLFFVADYNPKRQKHNHKDGSYVALSNDDGKTWTIKRLPPDILTVGYTTATQGPDGVIHVVTSKNKVNYEIELNEAWILDKSAGDAQTTIGEITHIRHVTERYPNGKVKGTWSAGLAADGRILLEGKQQFFYPSGKPMWTVTFHAGRKTGEERYQREDGTFIWVKNYSADGAWTWENFDEHGKQTAESHWRGKTLESSDVPENGPFDKIPGADKLGPPPGE; translated from the coding sequence GTGAAATATCGCGGAACCAGTATCTGGATGGCAGGCCTGGCACTTGCTTGTGTCCTGGTGAACCCTGCTGTGGCACAGAAAGGTGGCGTACTCGCCCGCATGCCCGGCGAAGCTCCTTCGATGGCTCCCGACGGAGTTCCTGCAACCGCGTCGATTCCTGCAGGTACCTTCCTGATGGGAGCAGATGCGGAGGCACTTTCTCCCTCGATCACCAAAGGCTTCGGTGTAATGTCTTCTCGTCCCAAGCATGGTGACTTCGACGAGGTTCCGGCGCACCGCGTTCGCATCAGTCATGGGTTCAAGATTGGTGTTACTCAGGTCTCGCCTGAGGAATTTGCCCGCTTCGATCCCTCCTACAAAGCTCACTCTGCAACGCCTGCCTACGCTGCAGGCGTCAGCTGGGAGCAGGCCATGGCCTACTGCCGCTGGCTGACAAAGAAGACCGGCGAGCCGTGGCGCCTGCCCACCGAAGCTGAGTGGGAGTATGTCGCTCGTGCAGGCGGAACGCACCTCTATGGAGACTCCGATACGCCTCATGGTATCGATCACGCCAATAGGTTTGGCGTAGAGAACATGGAGGTGGGCCGTCCCGAATGGACGCTCGACTGGTATGGTCCTTACCCGGATTCTCCTGAGGTTCAGACGGACCCCACTGGAGCCGCTTCCGGCATGACTCGTGTCGTTCGGGGAGGCGGTCTTGACTGGCGTCATACAGCTACGAAGACCTCGCCGGACTTCAACGTTCCTGCGACATCGCCTTACTTCTCTCGTCCCGCTAACCGCGCCAGCCTGCCACCATCCTATGCGTCGGCAAACGGGAATGTAGGCTTCCGCGTTGTGCAGGCTCCTATGCCTGCTGCCCATCCAACAGCACCATGGCACTATTTCTTCCAGACCGCCATCAAGCAGAAGGATATTCTCGGCGGTCCAGCACTCGGCAAGGCGATCAATAAGCCCGATATGAGCCGTCCTCTTTATCGTACGCACGAGCTCTTTCCTGATCTCGGCGATAGAAACATGCGCGGCATCGGCTGGAAGCTCGGCCTTGCACCTGGTCTCGGCATCAACTATCACAACTCCGCCATCCAGGTGCTTCCCAACGGCGACCTGCTCGCCGCCTACTACAACACGCCTGATCAGGAAGACGATCCCGATCAGACCGTCATGACGCTGCGTCGTCGCGCGGGATCGGAAGAGTGGGACATGCCTGAGCCATGGCCGATCTTTGCCGATGCCGGTCTCGCTGCGCCTGTTATCTGGAACGATCCCGTTCATCAGTCGCAGCCCGGAGGCAAGGTCTGGTTCTTCTGGGGATTCGCACGCCTGATTGGAGCTCCTCCCTTCGCCTGGGCCACCTCCTCTGACAATGGAGCCACATGGTCGGCAGCTCACTTTCCGTTCTTCCCGCAGCCGATTGGCCGTTACGTCTCGCAGCCTATCAACAGCATCGTCCGCGGACCGGACGGAGCCATTTATATGCCGACCGACTCCACCGGTCGCGATCCCGATGGCAATGGCTCGATCAGCGTCGTGTGGAAGACGGCCGATGAAGGCAAGACCTGGTCTGATACCGGAGGGCGTACCGCAGGACGCCACACTACCATCGTGTTTGCAAAAAACGGCGACCTGCTTGGCATCGGAGGCAAGAACTCCGAGATCAACGGGCACATGCCAATGGCGACCTCCCATGACGATGGCAAAACCTGGGTAAAGTCCGAGACTCCATTCGACGAGTTGATGAGCGGCGAGCGCCCCAGCGTTATCCGCCTCAAGAGCGGGCACCTCTTCTTCGTCGCCGATTACAACCCTAAACGCCAGAAGCACAACCACAAAGATGGCAGCTACGTTGCGCTCTCGAACGATGACGGCAAGACGTGGACCATCAAGCGCCTTCCTCCCGATATCCTGACCGTCGGATACACTACCGCGACGCAGGGACCCGACGGCGTGATCCATGTCGTCACCTCGAAGAACAAGGTGAACTACGAGATTGAACTGAACGAGGCGTGGATCCTCGACAAGTCAGCCGGCGATGCGCAAACTACCATTGGGGAGATCACCCACATCCGGCACGTTACTGAGCGCTATCCTAATGGTAAGGTTAAGGGCACATGGAGCGCCGGCCTTGCCGCCGATGGACGCATTCTGCTCGAAGGAAAGCAACAGTTCTTCTATCCCAGTGGGAAACCCATGTGGACTGTGACCTTCCATGCCGGTAGGAAAACGGGAGAGGAACGCTACCAGCGCGAAGACGGGACTTTCATCTGGGTAAAGAACTACTCCGCTGACGGGGCATGGACCTGGGAAAACTTTGATGAGCACGGCAAGCAGACTGCCGAATCGCACTGGCGTGGCAAGACTCTGGAATCAAGCGACGTGCCCGAGAACGGCCCCTTCGACAAGATCCCAGGAGCCGACAAGCTCGGACCACCCCCAGGAGAATAG
- a CDS encoding glycoside hydrolase family 43 protein, which produces MKRRKLLTSLLLSVASFAPSLNAQTPATQPKSTDPWVFAYFKEPGSQGIYLALSRDGYTFTPLNDGQPWLKPSEPGEIMRDVFLTGNPDGHGFRMVWTWGWRGNSIGTSSSEDLMSWTPQRKIEIMGAFPTVHNTWAPETYWDKQKKQWLILWSSAFDPAPGEKQGEGLRIWDSHTKDWQSFTKPEKFFDRGFPVIDATMFHRELKGKKDVVMVFKDQTTDPLRYSERWTSGPSVEGPWGSLSAPINESWSEGPSVIQVGDKFIVYYDHYRLPHPRFEAVETTDWIHWQSADDKIHLPEACKHGSFFQVTEAEAQRLLSRHDDTTSTH; this is translated from the coding sequence ATGAAACGGCGAAAACTTCTGACATCCCTGCTCCTCAGCGTCGCTTCATTCGCTCCCAGCCTCAACGCGCAGACCCCAGCCACCCAGCCCAAATCCACCGATCCATGGGTCTTCGCCTACTTCAAAGAGCCTGGCTCACAGGGAATCTATCTTGCGCTCAGCCGTGACGGCTACACCTTCACACCGCTCAACGACGGCCAGCCCTGGCTCAAACCCTCTGAGCCCGGCGAAATTATGCGCGATGTCTTCCTCACCGGCAATCCCGATGGCCATGGCTTCCGTATGGTGTGGACCTGGGGATGGAGAGGGAACTCCATCGGAACTTCAAGCTCCGAAGACCTCATGAGCTGGACTCCGCAGCGGAAGATCGAGATCATGGGAGCCTTCCCAACTGTTCACAACACCTGGGCTCCCGAGACCTACTGGGACAAGCAGAAGAAACAGTGGCTCATCCTCTGGTCCAGCGCCTTCGATCCTGCTCCCGGAGAAAAGCAGGGTGAGGGCCTGCGCATCTGGGACTCACACACAAAGGACTGGCAAAGCTTCACCAAGCCTGAAAAGTTCTTTGATCGTGGCTTCCCTGTGATCGATGCAACGATGTTCCATCGCGAGCTCAAAGGCAAAAAAGACGTCGTGATGGTCTTCAAGGACCAGACCACCGACCCTCTACGTTATAGCGAGCGCTGGACGTCAGGCCCTTCAGTAGAAGGCCCGTGGGGCAGTCTCTCCGCTCCCATTAACGAAAGCTGGTCCGAAGGTCCCAGCGTCATCCAGGTTGGCGACAAGTTCATCGTCTACTACGATCACTATCGTCTGCCTCATCCACGCTTCGAAGCCGTGGAAACAACCGACTGGATTCACTGGCAGAGCGCCGATGACAAGATTCATCTTCCAGAGGCATGCAAGCACGGCAGCTTCTTTCAGGTTACCGAAGCTGAAGCTCAGCGCCTTCTGTCTCGACACGACGATACGACCAGCACTCATTAA